GGTAAATGATGCGAAGCTTCCTGCGCCCCGTCTCCCTGGTGGGACGGGGCGCTTTTTCCTTTCCCGGAAGGGGTAGGGAATAAGGCTGCGGTTTTTCCTGCCGGAGTTACAGCACTTCCCGGTACAGGGAAATTTCAATGGCTTCCTCCGTCATGTCGCTCAGGAGTGGGATGATGCGCTGGAAGTGCTCGGAATCCGCATGAACGTCCACGGCTGCCTGGTCCTTCCACTCTTCAATGAATGTCAGGATATTAGGGTCATCAATGTCCTCATACAGGTGGTAGGAAACGTTGCCGGCTTCCGCACGGCTGTTTTCCACCAGTTCCCGGGCGGTGGCGATGAATTCTTCCCTGGCTCCTGCTTTGACGATGCTTTTGGCTGTAATCTTAATCATGGCTATGGCTGTTTTGGCCGTATCCAGAGTAAGGGAGCGGGAGAGCCCGTGTCAACGACCCTTTTGAGGCGTTCCGGTCATGGCTGCGTATCCTTCAGGATTTTCAGAACATAGGCGCGCGTTGTATCCGTATGCTCCGCGCCGCGTATGCAGGAAAGCCCCTGGTAGAGTCCCACCGTTTCCAGGCGCAGGTCCATATCCTGTCCATCCAGATCCTCCCGGGTGGGTGGGGGATAATTGGAGGCGGGACCGCTCAGGGACTTCATCCGCATGGTATCCATGTTGAACAGGCAGCTTTGCATGCCATTGGTGAATATCAAGCTGCCCTGGCGTTGTTTTTCCTCCGGCCGCAGCCTGTAAATGGTGATGGCGCTTTCCCCGCCGGGATTGATCAGGATGGCGGGGAAAACATGCTTGTTCCCGCCTTTCTCCCGGACGGTCAGGTCAAAGTCGCATTCTCCGAAAAACCTGTTGGTGACACGGGAGGAGATATGGACCTCCACGGGCACTTCCTGCGGCAGGGGAACAAGGGTGGCAGCAGACAGCGCGGACCCCGGCGGGAGTTCCGGAACCGGGAAGGGTACGGTGATGATGTCAATAACGCAACTGATGACGCCGATCAG
The genomic region above belongs to Akkermansia massiliensis and contains:
- a CDS encoding putative quinol monooxygenase — encoded protein: MIKITAKSIVKAGAREEFIATARELVENSRAEAGNVSYHLYEDIDDPNILTFIEEWKDQAAVDVHADSEHFQRIIPLLSDMTEEAIEISLYREVL